The following proteins come from a genomic window of Phycodurus eques isolate BA_2022a chromosome 9, UOR_Pequ_1.1, whole genome shotgun sequence:
- the nexmifb gene encoding neurite extension and migration factor isoform X3 produces MDVLTDNGLTLIVKTSQADNAIAVENTGVCEQSGDLSLCRLVDAALHPPPSPAVESSQRLCPAHQRTTHISPTLSFPLQLGTDSSLSLTAAPCPPSHEVPTLVPNFQNSPSAASLPNPAVNSWGATGDTQKSILLPAATSLSLTMMEPDNVSTLTEDCLLQQSRTCLGCFIETCDTTSVQDPPHEPSTSPNSETGLSVQIGDVNREDFSDINNISIQCLSHAGEAVSHYGEQLLSDQLLSFPLPKASDEAKRVEGNKTTNDCDDPQDDATTKNLYEGLLLDKVSGEEVLLANASQDWGYFESFISESKMELLDLCSKNELSVNLFSEEDVDNLFDDEDDDSTLSSDVCSLKIRYESFQDNMREKTNVLQEETQFNFFPSVLANCAKKEEGVGVLRRSVDEVQPKTDELILQPEQEESPGDCSGQSPLDGSQGSPMSTPKVNYVIDFNSTEESGEFSDDSSCTGSSSDTVQEGKFKKGHSKRFLSPSNPLNYGLRSKRKVRYSDDYLYDVDSLESEKNAEKKEKSPPGQKEEEDVDWCPKKRRKSCRKEPPVVIKYIIINRFKGERLMSVKLGKLNPVDGTVSLNANTISKYETLAPLKDYWQAKQRERQEQLKLVARDRQQRGFHLNGRHHRPFYSGHPKRKYKIANRLKVQRIHTVEQSVIVHGSLPSDQAHGGVSKEEGTLMVEEITATSNIPVTLDLNSISDTVIIKSRSQEREEREGRRLGRNKMVRIRKFKSEARLRSLKKKEAEGEEKSLTNEIDATAANTEDLAAGLKDASMHSTTAKPDFSDSVITTDTDKVKFPFVSSSCSPGKASPSEEVETGVPVIPGGYLQTLLDATDSSGGTSIPYFPQQPSRQQYPVGLSLEEKQFCSLQLAQSCVLSPPSESELQQSPQNCPSFPQMWHPQLCTNNSQNFGPETPETPILPNSFPAAVPISENLPVSNYSQVSPEGERILYEKSYLTEPGLQPGADLQVCQSTCVEGQVQYQRGSLCTDNGRLISYDSVGSLSASSSNYSSLSLKSCEREGEEEGRDSFLAHCSPKMVIQQSMDALTPLRESSDLLDISNFTPDKFRHSSLSELSPPETPNLSPQVAGREMKIPGNVGKYQDVNDISTERNRDVKWNCDIMQQQEHTGNAYTVEDSQFPLHNFNSQDVLCLDKKGELGTTEFNEQNDEMAEAKSIKSKRKGNYKQAAAGQSPKKVRAPRTPKSEKVKTPKQNSRSTKKIKAMLEGKAAKNQVEGCGTGLTDSTSSGDWCGTGWSESNSLVGDDQREFEEPSNILSNIVSGMAEVQRFMMASIEPLWNPMSEAGTPSEANSLNLKTLKILAGTESDLKKKGAMLTGAGRGRKAGGKGGKNQAKFNPTHPLFPQLALGCDMFDKPNFINPGPAHKKLYRHKTSAKFPRIETLKGKRAERDSNKDIALMTSFEKLRMWMSCCCCPSYTAWLITRGKPTINEPYLIPRHLENTRWDHFVLMTYQTSFSPSRPELFSFVKPFFFFWSVEKLIIYIYIFTPCKVIKASPSEYFCHCCCTGTCNICNNKKEIIIP; encoded by the exons GGGTATGTGAGCAGAGTGGTGACCTGAGTCTATGCAGACTTGTTGATGCTGCTCTCCATCCCCCACCTTCTCCTGCTGTGGAGTCATCACAGCGACTCTGCCCAGCACACCAGAGAACCACACACATATCACCAACTCTCTCCTTCCCCCTCCAACTTGGCACTGACTCCTCTCTGAGTCTGACAGCAGCTCCATGCCCTCCCTCCCATGAGGTTCCAACCCTAGTCCCTAACTTTCAAAACAGCCCCAGTGCCGCATCACTTCCCAATCCAGCTGTAAACTCCTGGGGCGCAACGGGAGATACACAGAAGAGCATTCTGTTGCCTGCTGCCACCTCTCTGTCACTAACAATGATGGAGCCTGACAACGTATCGACCCTGACAGAGGACTGTCTCCTTCAGCAGAGCCGCACTTGCCTCGGTTGCTTTATTGAAACCTGCGACACAACCTCCGTACAGGACCCACCACATGAGCCTAGCACGAGCCCTAATTCAGAAACTGGACTAAGTGTGCAGATAGGGGACGTGAACCGTGAGGATTTCTCTGACATCAACAACATCAGCATCCAGTGCCTGAGCCATGCAGGGGAGGCAGTGAGTCATTACGGAGAACAGCTCCTCTCTGACCAGCTACTTAGTTTTCCCCTGCCGAAAGCCTCCGATGAAGCCAAGAGGGTGGAAGGAAACAAAACTACAAATGACTGTGATGACCCCCAGGATGATGCAACAACTAAAAACTTGTATGAAGGACTGTTACTGGACAAAGTCAGTGGGGAGGAAGTACTGTTGGCTAACGCCAGCCAGGACTGGGGCTACTTTGAATCCTTCATCAGCGAGAGTAAGATGGAGCTGCTGGATTTATGTTCTAAGAATGAGCTGTCAGTCAACCTCTTCTCTGAGGAAGATGTTGACAATTTATTTGATGACGAAGATGACGACTCTACATTAAGCAGTGACGTTTGTTCGCTTAAGATTCGTTACGAGTCATTTCAGGACAACATGAGGGAAAAAACTAACGTGCTCCAGGAGGAGAcacagtttaatttttttcctagtGTCCTGGCTAACTGTGCCAAGAAAGAAGAAGGAGTAGGCGTCTTGAGGAGGAGTGTTGATGAGGTTCAGCCCAAAACCGATGAGCTCATCCTGCAACCAGAACAAGAGGAAAGCCCGGGGGACTGCAGTGGCCAAAGTCCTCTTGACGGCTCCCAAGGCTCACCCATGTCAACACCTAAGGTAAATTATGTAATAGACTTTAATTCTACTGAGGAATCAGGAGAATTCAGTGATGACAGCTCCTGCACTGGCTCCTCCTCAGACACTGTGCAGGAGGGTAAATTTAAGAAGGGTCACTCCAAAAGATTCCTTAGTCCTTCAAATCCACTTAACTATGGTTTGCGCTCTAAAAGAAAGGTTCGATACAGTGATGATTACTTATATGATGTTGACTCGCTTGAGAGTGAGAAGAATGCTGAGAAAAAAGAGAAATCCCCACCTGgtcagaaagaagaagaagatgtagATTGGTGTCCCAAAAAACGAAGGAAATCATGTCGTAAAGAGCCACCCGTGGTTATCAAGTACATCATCATCAACAGGTTTAAAGGAGAAAGACTCATGTCGGTGAAACTGGGAAAACTAAACCCTGTGGATGGTACTGTGAGCTTAAACGCCAACACAATAAGCAAGTATGAGACACTGGCTCCACTGAAGGATTACTGGCAGGCGAAGCAAAGAGAGAGACAGGAGCAGCTTAAGCTGGTCGCCAGAGATAGACAACAACGTGGTTTTCATCTTAACGGACGCCACCATCGCCCTTTTTATTCTGGTCATCctaaaagaaaatacaagatCGCAAACAGACTAAAGGTTCAGAGGATTCACACTGTGGAACAATCAGTCATTGTACATGGTTCTCTGCCCTCTGATCAGGCCCATGGTGGTGTCTCTAAAGAGGAGGGCACCCTCATGGTGGAGGAGATAACAGCAACTTCGAACATCCCAGTCACATTGGACTTAAACTCCATCTCTGACACAGTTATAATCAAGAGTCGCTCACAAGAGAGGgaggagagagaggggaggaggTTGGGAAGAAATAAAATGGTCAGGATAAGAAAATTCAAAAGCGAGGCCAGGTTGAgaagcctgaaaaagaaagaggcAGAAGGAGAAGAGAAGAGCCTGACAAATGAAATTGATGCCACTGCAGCAAACACGGAGGACCTTGCTGCTGGGCTAAAAGATGCAAGCATGCACTCAACCACAGCCAAACCAGatttctctgacagtgtcatcaCAACTGACACCGACAAGGTGAAGTTCCCATTTGTTTCATCCTCTTGCTCTCCTGGCAAAGCATCACCCTCAGAGGAGGTGGAAACTGGTGTTCCTGTCATCCCAGGGGGCTACCTGCAGACTCTGCTAGATGCTACAGACTCCTCTGGAGGTACATCTATCCCATATTTCCCTCAGCAGCCCTCCAGGCAACAGTATCCTGTGGGCCTTTCCCTAGAGGAGAAACAATTTTGCTCTCTTCAACTTGCTCAAAGCTGTGTACTCTCCCCTCCTTCAGAATCAGAACTTCAACAGTCTCCCCAGAATTGCCCCAGCTTCCCCCAAATGTGGCATCCACAGCTCTGCACCAATAATAGCCAGAATTTTGGACCTGAGACCCCTGAGACCCCCATCTTACCCAACAGCTTTCCAGCTGCTGTTCCCATAAGTGAGAACTTGCCCGTTTCTAACTACAGCCAAGTAAGCCCTGAGGGTGAGCGGATACTTTACGAGAAGAGCTACCTGACTGAGCCTGGACTACAACCTGGGGCAGATCTGCAAGTGTGTCAGTCAACCTGTGTAGAGGGCCAGGTGCAATACCAGAGGGGGTCTCTGTGCACTGACAATGGAAGACTCATCAGCTACGACTCAGTAGGCTCCTTATCAGCCTCCTCAAGCAATTACAGTTCACTAAGCCTCAAATCTTGTGAGCGAGAGGGTGAGGAGGAGGGTAGGGACAGTTTCTTAGCACATTGCAGTCCAAAAATGGTGATTCAGCAGAGTATGGATGCCCTCACACCCCTCAGAGAGTCTTCAGACCTGCTGGACATCTCCAACTTTACCCCTGACAAATTTAGAcactcgtcattgtcagagctTTCCCCGCCTGAGACGCCCAACCTCTCCCCACAGGTTGCGGGACGTGAAATGAAGATACCTGGGAATGTTGGAAAATATCAAGATGTGAATGATATTTCTACAGAGCGCAACAGAGACGTCAAGTGGAACTGTGACATTATGCAGCAACAGGAGCACACAGGAAATGCCTACACAGTGGAGGACAGTCAGTTTCCACTGCACAACTTTAATAGCCAGGATGTCTTATGTTTAGATAAAAAGGGGGAACTGGGGACTACAGAATTTAATGAACAGAATGATGAAATGGCAGAGGCCAAAAGCATCAAGTCAAAGAGGAAAGGTAATTACAAACAGGCAGCTGCAGGACAGAGCCCAAAAAAAGTCCGGGCCCCCAGAACTCCCAAGTCAGAAAAGGTAAAAACCCCCAAACAGAATTCCCGTTCAACCAAAAAGATTAAGGCCATGTTAGAGGGTAAGGCAGCGAAGAATCAGGTAGAGGGGTGTGGTACAGGCCTGACTGACAGCACAAGCAGCGGGGACTGGTGTGGCACTGGCTGGTCAGAGAGCAACAGCCTAGTCGGAGACGACCAGAGAGAGTTTGAGGAGCCCTCCAATATTCTGTCAAACATTGTCTCTGGCATGGCTGAGGTACAGAGATTCATGATGGCCTCCATTGAGCCACTGTGGAATCCAATGTCTGAGGCCGGTACACCATCTGAGGCCAATAGCCTCAACCTAAAGACCCTTAAAATCTTGGCGGGCACTGAATCCGATCTGAAGAAAAAGGGTGCCATGCTAACAGGGGCTGGAAGAGGCAGGAAGGCAGGGGGGAAAGGAGGGAAAAACCAGGCCAAATTCAACCCCACACATCCCTTATTTCCTCAGCTAGCTCTGGGTTGTGACATGTTTGACAAACCCAACTTTATTAACCCTGGGCCTGCACACAAAAAGCTGTACCGCCACAAGACCAGTGCGAAATTTCCTCGCATTGAAACGCTGAAGGGGAAGCGAGCTGAGAGAGATTCAAATAAGGACATAGCACTGATGACCTCTTTTGAGAAACTGAG AATGTGGATGTCCTGTTGTTGCTGTCCTTCATACACTGCCTGGCTCATTACAAGAGGAAAACCTACAATTAATGAGCCTTATTTAATCCCAAGGCATCTTGAAAACACAAGATGGGACCATTTTGTATTGATGACATATCAGACGTCTTTTTCCCCCTCAAGGCcggaattattttcttttgtcaagcccttctttttcttctggaGCGTGGAGAAACTGATTatctacatttacatttttacgcCTTGCAAAGTCATAAAAGCTTCACCCTCAGagtatttttgtcattgttgctGTACAGGGACATgcaatatttgcaacaacaaaaaagagatAATTATACCTTAA
- the nexmifb gene encoding neurite extension and migration factor isoform X1 has translation MVSSITASCPGPEGANQPKIITLPPPCLTVAGVCEQSGDLSLCRLVDAALHPPPSPAVESSQRLCPAHQRTTHISPTLSFPLQLGTDSSLSLTAAPCPPSHEVPTLVPNFQNSPSAASLPNPAVNSWGATGDTQKSILLPAATSLSLTMMEPDNVSTLTEDCLLQQSRTCLGCFIETCDTTSVQDPPHEPSTSPNSETGLSVQIGDVNREDFSDINNISIQCLSHAGEAVSHYGEQLLSDQLLSFPLPKASDEAKRVEGNKTTNDCDDPQDDATTKNLYEGLLLDKVSGEEVLLANASQDWGYFESFISESKMELLDLCSKNELSVNLFSEEDVDNLFDDEDDDSTLSSDVCSLKIRYESFQDNMREKTNVLQEETQFNFFPSVLANCAKKEEGVGVLRRSVDEVQPKTDELILQPEQEESPGDCSGQSPLDGSQGSPMSTPKVNYVIDFNSTEESGEFSDDSSCTGSSSDTVQEGKFKKGHSKRFLSPSNPLNYGLRSKRKVRYSDDYLYDVDSLESEKNAEKKEKSPPGQKEEEDVDWCPKKRRKSCRKEPPVVIKYIIINRFKGERLMSVKLGKLNPVDGTVSLNANTISKYETLAPLKDYWQAKQRERQEQLKLVARDRQQRGFHLNGRHHRPFYSGHPKRKYKIANRLKVQRIHTVEQSVIVHGSLPSDQAHGGVSKEEGTLMVEEITATSNIPVTLDLNSISDTVIIKSRSQEREEREGRRLGRNKMVRIRKFKSEARLRSLKKKEAEGEEKSLTNEIDATAANTEDLAAGLKDASMHSTTAKPDFSDSVITTDTDKVKFPFVSSSCSPGKASPSEEVETGVPVIPGGYLQTLLDATDSSGGTSIPYFPQQPSRQQYPVGLSLEEKQFCSLQLAQSCVLSPPSESELQQSPQNCPSFPQMWHPQLCTNNSQNFGPETPETPILPNSFPAAVPISENLPVSNYSQVSPEGERILYEKSYLTEPGLQPGADLQVCQSTCVEGQVQYQRGSLCTDNGRLISYDSVGSLSASSSNYSSLSLKSCEREGEEEGRDSFLAHCSPKMVIQQSMDALTPLRESSDLLDISNFTPDKFRHSSLSELSPPETPNLSPQVAGREMKIPGNVGKYQDVNDISTERNRDVKWNCDIMQQQEHTGNAYTVEDSQFPLHNFNSQDVLCLDKKGELGTTEFNEQNDEMAEAKSIKSKRKGNYKQAAAGQSPKKVRAPRTPKSEKVKTPKQNSRSTKKIKAMLEGKAAKNQVEGCGTGLTDSTSSGDWCGTGWSESNSLVGDDQREFEEPSNILSNIVSGMAEVQRFMMASIEPLWNPMSEAGTPSEANSLNLKTLKILAGTESDLKKKGAMLTGAGRGRKAGGKGGKNQAKFNPTHPLFPQLALGCDMFDKPNFINPGPAHKKLYRHKTSAKFPRIETLKGKRAERDSNKDIALMTSFEKLRMWMSCCCCPSYTAWLITRGKPTINEPYLIPRHLENTRWDHFVLMTYQTSFSPSRPELFSFVKPFFFFWSVEKLIIYIYIFTPCKVIKASPSEYFCHCCCTGTCNICNNKKEIIIP, from the exons atggtttcatcaatcacagcaagttgtccaggtcctgaaggagctaaTCAGCCCAAgatcatcacactaccaccaccatgcttgactgttg CAGGGGTATGTGAGCAGAGTGGTGACCTGAGTCTATGCAGACTTGTTGATGCTGCTCTCCATCCCCCACCTTCTCCTGCTGTGGAGTCATCACAGCGACTCTGCCCAGCACACCAGAGAACCACACACATATCACCAACTCTCTCCTTCCCCCTCCAACTTGGCACTGACTCCTCTCTGAGTCTGACAGCAGCTCCATGCCCTCCCTCCCATGAGGTTCCAACCCTAGTCCCTAACTTTCAAAACAGCCCCAGTGCCGCATCACTTCCCAATCCAGCTGTAAACTCCTGGGGCGCAACGGGAGATACACAGAAGAGCATTCTGTTGCCTGCTGCCACCTCTCTGTCACTAACAATGATGGAGCCTGACAACGTATCGACCCTGACAGAGGACTGTCTCCTTCAGCAGAGCCGCACTTGCCTCGGTTGCTTTATTGAAACCTGCGACACAACCTCCGTACAGGACCCACCACATGAGCCTAGCACGAGCCCTAATTCAGAAACTGGACTAAGTGTGCAGATAGGGGACGTGAACCGTGAGGATTTCTCTGACATCAACAACATCAGCATCCAGTGCCTGAGCCATGCAGGGGAGGCAGTGAGTCATTACGGAGAACAGCTCCTCTCTGACCAGCTACTTAGTTTTCCCCTGCCGAAAGCCTCCGATGAAGCCAAGAGGGTGGAAGGAAACAAAACTACAAATGACTGTGATGACCCCCAGGATGATGCAACAACTAAAAACTTGTATGAAGGACTGTTACTGGACAAAGTCAGTGGGGAGGAAGTACTGTTGGCTAACGCCAGCCAGGACTGGGGCTACTTTGAATCCTTCATCAGCGAGAGTAAGATGGAGCTGCTGGATTTATGTTCTAAGAATGAGCTGTCAGTCAACCTCTTCTCTGAGGAAGATGTTGACAATTTATTTGATGACGAAGATGACGACTCTACATTAAGCAGTGACGTTTGTTCGCTTAAGATTCGTTACGAGTCATTTCAGGACAACATGAGGGAAAAAACTAACGTGCTCCAGGAGGAGAcacagtttaatttttttcctagtGTCCTGGCTAACTGTGCCAAGAAAGAAGAAGGAGTAGGCGTCTTGAGGAGGAGTGTTGATGAGGTTCAGCCCAAAACCGATGAGCTCATCCTGCAACCAGAACAAGAGGAAAGCCCGGGGGACTGCAGTGGCCAAAGTCCTCTTGACGGCTCCCAAGGCTCACCCATGTCAACACCTAAGGTAAATTATGTAATAGACTTTAATTCTACTGAGGAATCAGGAGAATTCAGTGATGACAGCTCCTGCACTGGCTCCTCCTCAGACACTGTGCAGGAGGGTAAATTTAAGAAGGGTCACTCCAAAAGATTCCTTAGTCCTTCAAATCCACTTAACTATGGTTTGCGCTCTAAAAGAAAGGTTCGATACAGTGATGATTACTTATATGATGTTGACTCGCTTGAGAGTGAGAAGAATGCTGAGAAAAAAGAGAAATCCCCACCTGgtcagaaagaagaagaagatgtagATTGGTGTCCCAAAAAACGAAGGAAATCATGTCGTAAAGAGCCACCCGTGGTTATCAAGTACATCATCATCAACAGGTTTAAAGGAGAAAGACTCATGTCGGTGAAACTGGGAAAACTAAACCCTGTGGATGGTACTGTGAGCTTAAACGCCAACACAATAAGCAAGTATGAGACACTGGCTCCACTGAAGGATTACTGGCAGGCGAAGCAAAGAGAGAGACAGGAGCAGCTTAAGCTGGTCGCCAGAGATAGACAACAACGTGGTTTTCATCTTAACGGACGCCACCATCGCCCTTTTTATTCTGGTCATCctaaaagaaaatacaagatCGCAAACAGACTAAAGGTTCAGAGGATTCACACTGTGGAACAATCAGTCATTGTACATGGTTCTCTGCCCTCTGATCAGGCCCATGGTGGTGTCTCTAAAGAGGAGGGCACCCTCATGGTGGAGGAGATAACAGCAACTTCGAACATCCCAGTCACATTGGACTTAAACTCCATCTCTGACACAGTTATAATCAAGAGTCGCTCACAAGAGAGGgaggagagagaggggaggaggTTGGGAAGAAATAAAATGGTCAGGATAAGAAAATTCAAAAGCGAGGCCAGGTTGAgaagcctgaaaaagaaagaggcAGAAGGAGAAGAGAAGAGCCTGACAAATGAAATTGATGCCACTGCAGCAAACACGGAGGACCTTGCTGCTGGGCTAAAAGATGCAAGCATGCACTCAACCACAGCCAAACCAGatttctctgacagtgtcatcaCAACTGACACCGACAAGGTGAAGTTCCCATTTGTTTCATCCTCTTGCTCTCCTGGCAAAGCATCACCCTCAGAGGAGGTGGAAACTGGTGTTCCTGTCATCCCAGGGGGCTACCTGCAGACTCTGCTAGATGCTACAGACTCCTCTGGAGGTACATCTATCCCATATTTCCCTCAGCAGCCCTCCAGGCAACAGTATCCTGTGGGCCTTTCCCTAGAGGAGAAACAATTTTGCTCTCTTCAACTTGCTCAAAGCTGTGTACTCTCCCCTCCTTCAGAATCAGAACTTCAACAGTCTCCCCAGAATTGCCCCAGCTTCCCCCAAATGTGGCATCCACAGCTCTGCACCAATAATAGCCAGAATTTTGGACCTGAGACCCCTGAGACCCCCATCTTACCCAACAGCTTTCCAGCTGCTGTTCCCATAAGTGAGAACTTGCCCGTTTCTAACTACAGCCAAGTAAGCCCTGAGGGTGAGCGGATACTTTACGAGAAGAGCTACCTGACTGAGCCTGGACTACAACCTGGGGCAGATCTGCAAGTGTGTCAGTCAACCTGTGTAGAGGGCCAGGTGCAATACCAGAGGGGGTCTCTGTGCACTGACAATGGAAGACTCATCAGCTACGACTCAGTAGGCTCCTTATCAGCCTCCTCAAGCAATTACAGTTCACTAAGCCTCAAATCTTGTGAGCGAGAGGGTGAGGAGGAGGGTAGGGACAGTTTCTTAGCACATTGCAGTCCAAAAATGGTGATTCAGCAGAGTATGGATGCCCTCACACCCCTCAGAGAGTCTTCAGACCTGCTGGACATCTCCAACTTTACCCCTGACAAATTTAGAcactcgtcattgtcagagctTTCCCCGCCTGAGACGCCCAACCTCTCCCCACAGGTTGCGGGACGTGAAATGAAGATACCTGGGAATGTTGGAAAATATCAAGATGTGAATGATATTTCTACAGAGCGCAACAGAGACGTCAAGTGGAACTGTGACATTATGCAGCAACAGGAGCACACAGGAAATGCCTACACAGTGGAGGACAGTCAGTTTCCACTGCACAACTTTAATAGCCAGGATGTCTTATGTTTAGATAAAAAGGGGGAACTGGGGACTACAGAATTTAATGAACAGAATGATGAAATGGCAGAGGCCAAAAGCATCAAGTCAAAGAGGAAAGGTAATTACAAACAGGCAGCTGCAGGACAGAGCCCAAAAAAAGTCCGGGCCCCCAGAACTCCCAAGTCAGAAAAGGTAAAAACCCCCAAACAGAATTCCCGTTCAACCAAAAAGATTAAGGCCATGTTAGAGGGTAAGGCAGCGAAGAATCAGGTAGAGGGGTGTGGTACAGGCCTGACTGACAGCACAAGCAGCGGGGACTGGTGTGGCACTGGCTGGTCAGAGAGCAACAGCCTAGTCGGAGACGACCAGAGAGAGTTTGAGGAGCCCTCCAATATTCTGTCAAACATTGTCTCTGGCATGGCTGAGGTACAGAGATTCATGATGGCCTCCATTGAGCCACTGTGGAATCCAATGTCTGAGGCCGGTACACCATCTGAGGCCAATAGCCTCAACCTAAAGACCCTTAAAATCTTGGCGGGCACTGAATCCGATCTGAAGAAAAAGGGTGCCATGCTAACAGGGGCTGGAAGAGGCAGGAAGGCAGGGGGGAAAGGAGGGAAAAACCAGGCCAAATTCAACCCCACACATCCCTTATTTCCTCAGCTAGCTCTGGGTTGTGACATGTTTGACAAACCCAACTTTATTAACCCTGGGCCTGCACACAAAAAGCTGTACCGCCACAAGACCAGTGCGAAATTTCCTCGCATTGAAACGCTGAAGGGGAAGCGAGCTGAGAGAGATTCAAATAAGGACATAGCACTGATGACCTCTTTTGAGAAACTGAG AATGTGGATGTCCTGTTGTTGCTGTCCTTCATACACTGCCTGGCTCATTACAAGAGGAAAACCTACAATTAATGAGCCTTATTTAATCCCAAGGCATCTTGAAAACACAAGATGGGACCATTTTGTATTGATGACATATCAGACGTCTTTTTCCCCCTCAAGGCcggaattattttcttttgtcaagcccttctttttcttctggaGCGTGGAGAAACTGATTatctacatttacatttttacgcCTTGCAAAGTCATAAAAGCTTCACCCTCAGagtatttttgtcattgttgctGTACAGGGACATgcaatatttgcaacaacaaaaaagagatAATTATACCTTAA